The following coding sequences lie in one Acidimicrobiia bacterium genomic window:
- a CDS encoding ABC transporter permease subunit, whose amino-acid sequence MTAPVEQPSNTKLAVAQRVPLWRDVVVLKWFTQVSLLAVVLAALWVFVGQAGNNLRAKDISIGFEFIDRPVDIQLSEGIDTLPNSGGRALWVGMVNTLRVAAVGIVFSTILGVFVALSRLSNNWMLRKIGAMWVESLRNVPLLVQIIFYSSVMATLPRTTFLDPTAAAGPLNQDQGPIHNWLHISNKGLSLPRVFIADGFYQWAIVILLGAIAAYFVRKQRLKLHDETGRETSPILWATGTLALFGFIGLFIHPVFSFVGPIMGGIAGLIDSLTIPITQAAISVIAVLLALRWIRKFRADRRSGSGHLNLSDDDWFRMIFAGLASVVVIVVIYKWTGLSSWLLNSGQDLFRLAETKFNVDGAARPFDAMRPDVLKPGNFANYGLNGLTMTRGFAALFFGVTFYHSAHIGEILRGGILSVPKGQVEAASAVGLNRAQSLRRVILPQAFRISLPPLGNQYLSLTKNTSLAIAVGYSDIVQVGQTIYNQTGKALPVMSVWMLFYLACSLTISVVVNFFNMRLKLVER is encoded by the coding sequence ATGACTGCACCAGTCGAACAACCGTCGAACACTAAACTAGCGGTAGCCCAAAGGGTGCCTCTGTGGCGCGACGTGGTTGTCCTCAAATGGTTTACTCAAGTTAGTTTGCTCGCCGTGGTACTGGCCGCCCTCTGGGTCTTTGTGGGTCAAGCCGGCAACAACCTACGCGCTAAAGACATCAGCATCGGCTTTGAATTCATTGACCGCCCCGTAGACATTCAGTTAAGCGAGGGCATCGATACCTTGCCCAACAGCGGGGGACGAGCGCTCTGGGTCGGCATGGTCAACACCTTACGCGTCGCCGCCGTAGGCATTGTTTTCTCCACCATTTTGGGCGTTTTCGTTGCTTTGTCTCGCCTCTCCAACAACTGGATGCTCCGCAAAATCGGTGCTATGTGGGTTGAAAGCCTTCGCAACGTTCCGTTGCTCGTGCAGATCATCTTTTATTCTTCCGTCATGGCCACCCTGCCCAGGACCACCTTTTTGGACCCCACGGCGGCAGCTGGCCCGTTAAACCAAGACCAAGGCCCAATTCACAACTGGTTGCATATCTCCAACAAAGGACTCTCTCTCCCTCGAGTATTCATCGCCGATGGGTTTTACCAATGGGCTATCGTCATTTTGCTGGGGGCCATTGCTGCCTATTTTGTGCGCAAACAACGCCTCAAATTGCACGACGAAACCGGGCGGGAGACCTCCCCCATCTTGTGGGCTACCGGCACATTAGCGCTCTTCGGCTTCATCGGCCTTTTTATTCACCCAGTTTTTTCCTTCGTGGGGCCCATCATGGGTGGGATAGCTGGCCTGATTGACTCATTGACCATCCCCATAACCCAAGCGGCGATTTCCGTCATCGCGGTACTGCTCGCTCTGCGTTGGATTCGAAAATTTCGCGCTGACCGCCGTAGCGGGTCTGGCCATCTCAACTTAAGCGACGATGACTGGTTCCGCATGATCTTTGCCGGCCTCGCCTCGGTGGTGGTCATTGTAGTGATCTACAAATGGACGGGGCTGTCCTCTTGGTTGCTCAACTCAGGACAAGACCTCTTTAGGCTGGCCGAAACGAAGTTCAACGTTGATGGGGCCGCTCGCCCGTTTGATGCCATGCGCCCCGATGTTCTCAAACCTGGCAATTTCGCCAACTACGGTCTGAACGGTTTAACCATGACTCGAGGCTTTGCCGCCTTGTTCTTTGGGGTGACGTTCTACCACTCAGCGCATATCGGTGAAATCCTTCGAGGTGGCATTCTTTCTGTGCCTAAGGGCCAGGTCGAGGCAGCCAGTGCCGTCGGTTTAAACCGTGCTCAGTCCCTACGCCGAGTCATTCTGCCTCAAGCATTTCGTATTTCTTTACCGCCACTCGGTAACCAGTATCTAAGTTTGACCAAAAATACTTCGCTGGCTATCGCCGTGGGCTACAGCGACATTGTGCAGGTTGGGCAAACCATCTATAACCAAACCGGAAAGGCCCTCCCCGTTATGTCGGTGTGGATGCTCTTCTATCTCGCTTGTTCGCTTACCATTTCGGTGGTCGTGAACTTCTTTAATATGCGTCTCAAGTTGGTGGAGCGATAA
- a CDS encoding amino acid ABC transporter permease, producing MTEIQSSAGVPVITAPPQEPHLPPKEWLKKNLFSNVGNTLITIITSLVVLSLAKGLLGFAFNPDRQWDAVAVNSRLYMSFAYPEAQYNRIWFSFATLLVLAGLSMAIWRGGTRVPFARLAKSSFSFGVGLAIMVLLAPLSTSGTIKWEIAAGVVLLAGFIFKRSANENEDEGDGRSLSSLTLLVGTFASIIATLWFIPYGRHSFVGDRTPQVMSEPGTVAFSTQLPWTIMLFVLVGAYYLGVVLRDRLPEGRTRGVLLGLWLLSPFFLIYLVLRDPSFTMNHVLYTDIPLVLGFLVVGGLLLYTLTKPSLGEIGRIVAMLILLVGFGSFLTPMRMIVRIFLIALGLFSLAAPTFSGDKSTRRRYSSIWSGFILITGWLITAVNTPSTVEVPGDLFFGGATLTLVVAFFTIVLSYPFGVLLALARTSNMPIFRLLATTFIEFIRGVPLITILIFFSVMLPLFLPEGMDLPEITSVTIGYALFSAAYVAENIRGGLQSVTRGQHEAAEAVGMSTSQKTVFIVLPQALRMSIPPMVGQTIGTFKETSLLYIIGLFDLLYVGRSVIPNQTAFIGSARENLFFVSVLYWVISYSMSKASQRIEKRVGLGER from the coding sequence ATGACTGAAATCCAATCATCCGCCGGAGTACCGGTTATTACAGCTCCTCCACAGGAGCCACATCTACCACCCAAAGAATGGTTAAAGAAAAACCTCTTCTCCAACGTGGGCAACACCCTCATCACCATAATTACCTCACTGGTGGTCTTATCTTTGGCCAAAGGCTTGCTGGGTTTTGCCTTCAACCCTGACCGACAGTGGGATGCCGTGGCCGTCAACTCACGGCTCTACATGTCCTTTGCCTACCCCGAAGCGCAATACAACCGCATTTGGTTCTCTTTTGCAACCCTTTTGGTCCTGGCCGGGCTCTCTATGGCCATTTGGCGAGGCGGCACCCGTGTGCCTTTCGCTCGCCTTGCTAAATCATCTTTTTCTTTTGGCGTTGGCCTGGCCATCATGGTCTTGCTGGCCCCATTAAGCACCTCCGGAACCATCAAATGGGAAATAGCAGCTGGTGTAGTATTGCTCGCTGGCTTTATATTCAAGCGAAGCGCCAATGAAAACGAAGATGAAGGTGATGGACGATCTCTCAGCTCGCTCACCCTATTGGTTGGTACCTTTGCTTCAATTATCGCCACCCTTTGGTTTATCCCCTACGGCCGCCATTCTTTTGTCGGGGATCGCACTCCGCAGGTCATGTCAGAGCCTGGCACGGTAGCTTTTAGCACCCAACTGCCGTGGACTATCATGTTGTTTGTTCTAGTTGGGGCCTACTACCTCGGCGTTGTTCTTCGTGATCGCCTCCCCGAAGGGCGTACCCGGGGCGTCTTACTGGGCCTCTGGTTGCTCTCTCCGTTTTTCTTGATCTATCTCGTGCTTCGCGATCCATCCTTCACCATGAATCACGTGTTATACACCGACATTCCCCTGGTCTTAGGGTTTTTAGTAGTCGGCGGCTTGCTCCTTTATACGCTCACCAAACCTAGTTTGGGTGAAATCGGTCGAATCGTCGCCATGCTGATACTTTTGGTCGGTTTTGGCTCTTTCCTGACCCCGATGCGCATGATCGTTCGCATTTTCTTAATCGCCTTGGGCCTTTTCTCCTTGGCTGCTCCCACTTTCAGCGGAGATAAATCTACCCGTCGGCGGTATTCCAGCATCTGGTCTGGGTTCATACTCATTACCGGTTGGTTAATTACCGCAGTCAACACGCCCTCAACGGTAGAGGTACCCGGTGATTTGTTCTTTGGCGGAGCGACCCTTACTTTGGTAGTAGCGTTTTTCACCATTGTTTTGTCTTACCCCTTTGGCGTATTGCTGGCCCTCGCTCGCACCTCCAATATGCCGATCTTTCGTTTGCTGGCCACCACGTTCATTGAGTTCATCCGAGGTGTTCCGCTGATCACCATCTTGATCTTCTTTTCGGTGATGCTCCCCCTCTTTCTGCCCGAGGGAATGGACCTGCCTGAGATTACCTCGGTAACCATCGGTTATGCCCTCTTCTCAGCCGCCTACGTAGCGGAAAACATTCGCGGTGGGTTGCAATCGGTCACTCGCGGCCAACACGAAGCAGCCGAAGCAGTCGGCATGTCTACCTCGCAAAAAACCGTGTTCATCGTTTTACCTCAGGCCCTACGCATGTCTATTCCTCCCATGGTGGGCCAAACCATCGGTACCTTCAAAGAAACGTCGCTGCTCTACATCATTGGCCTCTTCGACCTGCTCTATGTCGGTCGATCGGTCATCCCAAACCAAACAGCTTTCATCGGTTCCGCCCGTGAAAACTTATTCTTTGTCTCAGTGCTTTACTGGGTCATTTCCTATTCCATGTCGAAAGCCAGTCAACGCATTGAAAAGCGTGTCGGCCTCGGCGAACGATGA
- a CDS encoding amino acid ABC transporter ATP-binding protein — MIVCSGVSKWYGDFQALENVSATIKEQEVVVVLGPSGSGKSTWIRCINRLEHHQEGDITVDGVELTNDMRNIEKIRSEVGMVFQQFNLFPHLSVRDNVTLAPIWVRKKPKAEAIEQANELLELVGIPEQADKFPGQLSGGQQQRVAIARALAMEPRIMLFDEPTSALDPEMIKEVLDVMKDLARSGMTMMVVTHEMGFAKEVADRIIFMEEGQIVEVGTPEHFFTNPTEDRTKLFLSQIL; from the coding sequence ATGATTGTCTGTAGCGGCGTTTCTAAGTGGTACGGCGACTTTCAAGCCTTAGAAAACGTTTCGGCCACCATTAAAGAACAAGAAGTTGTGGTAGTGCTCGGCCCTTCTGGGTCGGGAAAATCTACGTGGATCCGCTGTATCAACCGCTTGGAACATCATCAAGAAGGCGACATCACCGTTGACGGGGTAGAACTCACCAACGACATGCGCAATATTGAAAAAATCCGCTCCGAAGTAGGGATGGTGTTTCAACAGTTCAACCTATTCCCTCACCTTTCGGTACGTGACAACGTTACTTTGGCCCCTATTTGGGTGCGTAAAAAGCCTAAAGCAGAAGCTATCGAGCAGGCGAATGAACTCTTGGAATTAGTGGGCATCCCTGAACAAGCCGACAAATTCCCTGGGCAGCTCTCGGGCGGTCAACAGCAGCGGGTAGCTATTGCTCGAGCCTTGGCCATGGAACCACGCATCATGCTGTTTGACGAACCAACCTCTGCTCTTGACCCTGAGATGATTAAAGAAGTGCTGGATGTAATGAAAGACTTGGCTCGTTCGGGCATGACCATGATGGTGGTAACCCACGAAATGGGCTTTGCTAAAGAAGTAGCCGACCGGATCATCTTTATGGAAGAGGGACAAATCGTTGAAGTGGGCACGCCTGAACACTTCTTCACCAACCCCACCGAGGACCGCACCAAGCTCTTCTTGTCGCAGATTCTCTAA
- a CDS encoding TauD/TfdA family dioxygenase, whose amino-acid sequence MNVEHLTGVLGARISGLDLTTLNEQQTASLRAAICQHQVVVIPGQALSPAQQTAFSHQLGPFSPVPFVEPLAGFPEVIGVIKEASEPEAFNFGGVWHSDFSFLEAPPAFTVLHAIDVPKVGGDTVWSSMTAAWEALTPDQQERFTEMTAVHSASASYSPAQQALHSGLSSMDIRTSDDAEDTQEHPLVCVHPETGETALFFNGTYVRGLQGPDLGSSDAEAKTLQWLHHWTIHIRFTFRHRWANGDVVIWDNRTTQHVALNDYPGQRRQLHRTTVAGTPPTK is encoded by the coding sequence ATGAACGTTGAACATCTAACTGGAGTACTGGGTGCTCGAATCTCTGGGCTTGATCTCACTACGCTGAACGAACAACAAACCGCATCATTGAGGGCGGCCATCTGCCAACACCAGGTAGTCGTAATTCCCGGACAGGCCCTCTCCCCTGCCCAACAGACGGCTTTCAGCCACCAATTAGGGCCTTTTTCTCCCGTACCTTTTGTTGAACCTCTGGCCGGGTTTCCCGAAGTAATTGGGGTAATAAAAGAAGCCTCGGAACCTGAAGCATTTAATTTTGGTGGTGTGTGGCACAGCGATTTTTCTTTTCTTGAGGCGCCACCGGCCTTCACTGTTCTTCACGCCATTGACGTCCCCAAGGTGGGCGGCGACACCGTTTGGTCCTCCATGACCGCTGCTTGGGAGGCGCTAACTCCCGACCAGCAAGAGCGTTTTACTGAGATGACTGCTGTGCATTCCGCTAGTGCTTCGTATTCCCCAGCACAACAGGCGCTTCACTCAGGACTCTCCAGCATGGACATACGCACCTCTGATGATGCCGAAGATACTCAAGAACACCCGCTGGTTTGCGTCCACCCAGAAACCGGCGAGACCGCTCTTTTCTTTAACGGCACTTACGTGCGTGGCCTTCAAGGGCCCGACTTGGGTTCCTCAGATGCAGAAGCAAAAACACTGCAGTGGCTCCACCATTGGACCATCCATATACGGTTCACCTTTCGCCATCGCTGGGCTAACGGCGACGTGGTTATTTGGGACAACCGCACCACCCAACACGTGGCGCTAAACGACTACCCCGGCCAACGCCGCCAACTCCACCGCACCACGGTCGCCGGCACCCCACCCACTAAATAG
- a CDS encoding NAD(P)-dependent oxidoreductase, which yields MSDNQKKTCAFVGLGVMGYPMAGHLQAAGHATTVYNRTTAKAEAWVVEHGGVAATTPGKAATAAEVVLVCVGNDDDLRSVIFGPDGILSGMSAGSVLVDHTTASAEVAREIAAAAVQQGVGFVDAPVSGGQAGAETGQLSVMCGGSEETFASVEEILEVYAKAVNLIGPVGAGQTTKMVNQICIAGLIQGLSEALDFGRRADLDMDKVLAAISQGASGSWQMSNRATTMLDGHFDHGFALDWMRKDLGIVFDEAERIGASLPITALVDQYYARLQRQGHGRWDTSSLMDLLRDQ from the coding sequence ATGAGTGATAATCAAAAAAAGACTTGTGCTTTTGTGGGCTTAGGGGTGATGGGTTACCCCATGGCGGGGCATTTGCAGGCCGCAGGCCACGCCACCACGGTGTACAACCGCACGACAGCCAAAGCAGAGGCTTGGGTAGTTGAACACGGGGGAGTAGCGGCGACTACCCCAGGTAAGGCGGCAACTGCAGCAGAGGTAGTCCTGGTGTGTGTAGGTAATGATGATGACTTACGGTCGGTGATTTTTGGGCCAGATGGAATTTTGTCGGGCATGTCGGCGGGCTCCGTATTAGTGGATCACACCACCGCTTCGGCTGAGGTAGCTCGGGAGATAGCGGCCGCCGCGGTTCAACAGGGCGTCGGTTTTGTTGATGCCCCGGTTTCTGGGGGCCAAGCCGGGGCCGAAACCGGTCAACTGAGTGTTATGTGTGGTGGTTCAGAAGAGACGTTCGCCTCGGTAGAAGAAATCCTTGAGGTGTACGCCAAGGCGGTGAACTTGATTGGCCCGGTTGGAGCGGGACAAACCACCAAAATGGTCAACCAAATCTGTATAGCAGGATTAATTCAGGGCCTGTCCGAGGCCTTAGATTTTGGCCGTCGAGCCGACCTAGACATGGACAAGGTGCTGGCCGCTATCAGCCAAGGAGCTTCCGGTTCGTGGCAAATGAGCAACCGGGCAACCACCATGTTGGATGGTCATTTTGATCACGGATTTGCTTTGGATTGGATGCGTAAAGACTTAGGTATCGTTTTTGACGAAGCAGAACGTATAGGCGCTTCGTTGCCGATAACTGCTTTGGTCGATCAATATTACGCTCGTTTGCAACGCCAAGGCCATGGCCGTTGGGACACCTCATCGCTTATGGATCTTCTCCGCGATCAGTAA
- a CDS encoding MBL fold metallo-hydrolase: MTDRRDQLSASVPYSQGLHEVADGVFAYLQPDGGWGWSNAGLLATEWSSLLVDTLFDLNLTRDMLDAMAAVTAGSPIDTVVNTHANGDHCYGNSLLSDAGAQIVTSEAAAAEMGSMPPAAITALMAVDLGETTNRYVKEAFGPFEFAGIDLPTPDRTFSGELQLDVGGRTVELIEVGPAHTSGDLLVHLPAAGTVFCGDILFINGTPIIWDGPVANWIGACDRILDLGAEVIVPGHGPLTDAAGVTAVRDYLVFVNDECHARHAAGQSAAQAVKEIDLGPYAQWGEWERIAVNVHAIYREIDGRSDLQSPLDLFAAMAELKYGGK, encoded by the coding sequence ATGACTGATCGTAGAGACCAACTTTCCGCCTCGGTGCCCTATAGCCAGGGGCTTCATGAGGTAGCCGACGGGGTGTTTGCTTATTTACAACCCGACGGGGGGTGGGGGTGGAGCAACGCAGGGTTGTTAGCCACCGAGTGGTCGTCGCTACTGGTTGACACCTTGTTTGACCTCAACTTGACTCGGGACATGTTGGACGCCATGGCTGCGGTCACGGCAGGTAGCCCCATAGACACGGTGGTCAACACACACGCCAACGGCGACCATTGCTACGGCAACAGTTTGCTCAGCGACGCAGGGGCACAGATAGTGACCAGCGAAGCAGCAGCGGCCGAGATGGGTTCGATGCCTCCGGCGGCCATTACCGCTTTGATGGCGGTCGATTTAGGCGAAACCACCAACCGTTATGTCAAAGAAGCCTTTGGACCGTTCGAGTTTGCTGGTATCGACCTGCCAACCCCGGACCGCACTTTTAGCGGCGAATTGCAACTCGACGTGGGCGGGCGCACGGTGGAGTTGATTGAGGTCGGCCCGGCACATACTTCGGGGGACCTCTTGGTGCACCTTCCGGCCGCTGGTACCGTATTTTGCGGCGATATTTTGTTTATCAACGGCACCCCCATTATTTGGGACGGTCCGGTAGCAAACTGGATAGGCGCCTGTGATCGGATTTTGGATCTCGGCGCCGAGGTGATCGTGCCCGGTCATGGCCCGCTAACCGATGCTGCTGGTGTAACCGCGGTACGAGATTACCTCGTTTTTGTAAACGATGAATGCCATGCTCGTCATGCGGCGGGGCAAAGCGCCGCCCAGGCTGTTAAAGAAATTGATTTAGGGCCCTACGCCCAGTGGGGAGAATGGGAGCGCATAGCGGTCAACGTGCACGCCATCTACCGAGAGATCGATGGTCGCAGCGACCTGCAGTCACCGTTAGACCTGTTTGCCGCTATGGCTGAGTTGAAATATGGAGGAAAGTAA
- a CDS encoding SDR family NAD(P)-dependent oxidoreductase: MGNLCAGRVAIVTGAGRGIGREHALLLAENGAKVVVNDIGAETDGGGGDISHAQSVVNEIEAMGGEAIVNGANVADFDAAGEMIHQAIDTFGSCDILINNAGILRDRMMFSMSEGDWDSVINVHLKGTFAPSHHAAVYWREKVKSGGEAFGRIINTSSPSGIYGNVGQANYGAAKAGIAAFTIITAIELTKYGVTVNCLAPGAYTRMTADLPGFSAMDEETREAMGPRWIAVPATWLCSEAAQNVTGRVFDVVGNRLGISEQWQLGPSGTQPDDPADLGDLMAELMANAQLNSGMDGNPAEGPGRPGHTI, encoded by the coding sequence ATGGGCAACCTTTGTGCAGGCCGTGTGGCCATCGTGACCGGAGCGGGACGCGGCATCGGCCGTGAACACGCATTGCTGCTGGCCGAAAACGGCGCCAAAGTAGTAGTTAACGATATTGGAGCCGAGACCGACGGTGGCGGGGGCGACATTAGCCATGCCCAGTCGGTAGTCAACGAAATCGAAGCCATGGGCGGCGAAGCCATCGTCAACGGCGCCAACGTGGCCGACTTTGATGCCGCCGGAGAAATGATTCATCAAGCCATTGACACTTTTGGCAGTTGCGACATTTTGATCAACAACGCCGGTATTTTACGTGACCGCATGATGTTCTCGATGTCTGAAGGCGACTGGGATTCGGTCATCAACGTGCACCTCAAAGGCACCTTTGCCCCCAGCCATCACGCTGCGGTGTACTGGCGAGAAAAAGTAAAAAGCGGCGGTGAAGCCTTTGGTCGCATCATCAACACCTCTTCTCCTTCCGGCATTTACGGCAACGTGGGGCAAGCCAACTATGGGGCCGCCAAAGCGGGCATCGCTGCTTTTACCATCATCACCGCTATTGAGTTAACCAAATACGGGGTCACCGTTAACTGTTTGGCCCCGGGGGCGTACACCCGGATGACCGCTGATTTGCCGGGCTTTAGCGCTATGGATGAAGAAACCCGTGAAGCAATGGGTCCTCGCTGGATTGCTGTACCCGCTACTTGGTTATGCAGCGAGGCTGCTCAGAACGTAACCGGCCGCGTCTTTGACGTGGTGGGTAACCGTTTAGGCATTTCTGAGCAATGGCAGTTGGGTCCATCAGGAACCCAACCTGATGACCCCGCCGACTTGGGCGATCTGATGGCTGAGTTGATGGCCAATGCGCAACTCAATTCCGGCATGGACGGCAACCCCGCCGAAGGCCCCGGTCGCCCCGGCCACACTATTTAA
- a CDS encoding acyl-CoA dehydrogenase — MAIDFSLTPELEAIRSRVRTFVDDVVRPGEQRIEGKGDEPSLEGSERIEALVAMRKLAHAEGLWLPHMPVEWGGMGLSHVELAMVQAEAARSRYGPWVLNCQAPDEGNMHTLLHWGTDQQKEKYLKPLCSGRSWSCFAMTEPEVAGSDPTLIRTSGYPDGEEWVLNGHKWFISNAHRANFAILIARTEEDPDLPQAANTAFIIDLPQEGWNDVRQIETMHGATGHSEILIEDLRVHESQMLGGRGQGHLLGQYRLGPARLAHCMRWIAQAETALDMMVERSLERFSHGSLLAEKQGIQWMIADSTMELYQSKLMVLHAAYKIDRGEDFKSEVSMAKHFVANALGRIIDRSIQVHGALGYSTDTPLADMYQHARWARFADGADEVHQMRIAQRTINAFTDSGSTAAATGNLPI, encoded by the coding sequence ATGGCCATTGACTTTTCCCTCACTCCGGAACTCGAAGCGATTCGCTCTCGGGTACGTACCTTTGTTGATGACGTGGTGCGGCCCGGGGAGCAGCGCATTGAAGGAAAAGGCGACGAACCGTCCTTAGAGGGCAGCGAGCGCATCGAGGCTTTGGTGGCCATGCGCAAGTTGGCCCACGCCGAAGGGCTCTGGTTGCCTCATATGCCTGTTGAGTGGGGCGGTATGGGGCTCAGCCATGTGGAGCTGGCCATGGTGCAAGCCGAGGCCGCTCGGTCTCGTTATGGCCCGTGGGTGTTGAACTGTCAGGCCCCCGATGAAGGCAACATGCACACCTTGTTGCATTGGGGTACTGACCAGCAGAAAGAAAAATACCTTAAGCCTTTGTGTTCGGGCCGCTCGTGGTCTTGTTTTGCTATGACCGAGCCGGAAGTTGCGGGCTCGGACCCGACGTTGATTCGCACCAGTGGCTACCCCGACGGAGAAGAGTGGGTACTTAACGGACACAAATGGTTTATTTCGAATGCCCATCGAGCCAATTTTGCTATTTTGATTGCCCGCACCGAAGAGGACCCCGACCTGCCCCAGGCTGCTAACACGGCGTTCATTATTGACCTCCCTCAAGAGGGGTGGAACGATGTGCGTCAGATTGAAACCATGCATGGGGCCACGGGGCACAGCGAGATACTCATTGAGGATCTCCGGGTGCATGAGTCACAGATGCTCGGCGGCCGTGGCCAAGGGCACCTCTTGGGTCAGTACCGGTTGGGTCCGGCTCGTTTAGCGCATTGCATGCGCTGGATCGCTCAAGCCGAAACTGCGTTAGACATGATGGTCGAGCGATCTCTGGAGCGCTTTAGCCACGGATCATTGCTGGCTGAAAAACAAGGTATCCAGTGGATGATTGCTGACTCCACCATGGAGTTGTACCAATCCAAACTTATGGTTTTGCATGCCGCTTATAAAATTGACCGCGGTGAAGACTTCAAGTCTGAGGTCTCCATGGCCAAGCATTTTGTAGCCAACGCTTTGGGCCGCATTATCGATCGCTCTATTCAGGTGCACGGGGCCTTGGGGTATTCCACCGACACCCCGCTAGCCGACATGTACCAACACGCCCGGTGGGCTCGTTTTGCCGATGGCGCTGACGAAGTGCACCAAATGCGTATCGCCCAGCGCACCATTAATGCCTTTACCGATTCAGGTTCTACGGCGGCCGCTACCGGCAACCTGCCGATATAG
- a CDS encoding cation transporter — MHSHQHHSAAGSLRMALGANTVLLVAQVVGAVVFGSLALWADTVHQGSDVLSLIIAVLAVAMAARGATSRYSFGLKRAEVMGALINAVLLVAAALWIVVEATRRLGDPPEVNGLGVFLVALVGLIVNGGSAWLLKRTGDQSVNVAGAALHLLSDAAGSLGVVIAGVAIMVWDARWVDPAVSYLIAALVLWSGVGLVRRTIHILLEGTPQDIDLDRINEVMIGHPQVSDVHHLHIWSVDSTTAALSAHVVVAADTLHDAQEISAELEGELQQIGISHATLALECHPCQGADCR, encoded by the coding sequence ATGCATAGTCACCAGCACCATTCGGCCGCTGGATCGTTGCGCATGGCTTTGGGTGCCAACACCGTGTTGCTGGTGGCGCAAGTTGTCGGCGCCGTGGTTTTTGGGTCGTTGGCTTTATGGGCCGACACGGTGCATCAAGGCTCAGATGTTCTTTCGCTGATAATTGCGGTGCTCGCGGTAGCCATGGCGGCCCGAGGGGCCACCAGTCGTTATAGCTTTGGCTTGAAACGGGCCGAAGTTATGGGGGCGCTCATCAATGCTGTTTTGCTCGTGGCGGCCGCTCTTTGGATCGTGGTGGAAGCCACCCGCCGCCTTGGCGACCCACCAGAAGTCAACGGCTTGGGCGTGTTCTTAGTGGCTTTAGTTGGTTTAATCGTTAATGGGGGAAGCGCTTGGCTGTTGAAACGCACCGGCGACCAAAGCGTAAACGTGGCCGGGGCAGCCCTGCACCTGCTCAGCGACGCCGCCGGTTCGCTGGGGGTAGTAATCGCCGGAGTGGCCATCATGGTGTGGGATGCCCGCTGGGTAGACCCGGCAGTCTCCTATTTGATCGCTGCCTTGGTGTTGTGGTCTGGGGTGGGCTTAGTTCGACGCACTATCCATATTCTCTTAGAAGGCACTCCACAAGACATTGACCTTGACCGCATCAACGAGGTCATGATCGGCCATCCACAAGTTTCCGATGTGCACCACTTGCATATTTGGTCGGTGGATTCCACCACCGCGGCGCTCAGCGCCCACGTGGTGGTAGCCGCTGACACCCTGCACGATGCCCAAGAAATCAGTGCAGAACTTGAAGGCGAACTTCAGCAAATAGGTATTTCCCATGCCACCTTGGCCCTGGAATGTCACCCGTGTCAGGGCGCAGACTGCCGATAA